In Candidatus Woesearchaeota archaeon, one genomic interval encodes:
- the groL gene encoding chaperonin GroEL — protein MASKQIMFDESARQALLRGIDKVANTVKVTLGPKGRNVVLDKTTAPVITNDGVTIAKEIELKDKFENIGAKLVKEVATQTQDNAGDGTTTATLLAQAMVRAGLKNITAGANPIEIKRGIDAAVEHVVAYLKKKSVPVKDKEKITQVATISANNDEKMGKLIADAMEKVGNNGVITVEEAKSMETSLEVVEGMQFDRGFVSPYMATDQEKMECFLENPYILITDKKISSMKDLVPVLETVAQAGKPLLIIADDVEGEALATLVINILRGALKVCAVKAPGFGDDQKAMLEDIAILTGGKVVSEDTGMKLEHVTLDTLGSAGKVRVDKEKTVIIEGKGDQKAIQLRIKQLENQIATEESKYTKEELQKRLGKLSGGVAVINVGAATETEMKEKKLRIDDALQATKAAVEEGVVTGGGLMLYHAIKELDALKLDNDQRVGKDIVKRALEEPIRQIARNAGRDGAEVLARLATEKDEHVGYNAKKDTFENLFKAGVIDPAKVVRSALQNAASIAGMVLTTESVVTEFDEEKDEKTPAIII, from the coding sequence ATGGCCAGTAAACAAATCATGTTTGACGAGAGTGCCAGGCAGGCGCTGCTTCGAGGTATTGACAAGGTTGCCAACACGGTGAAAGTTACGCTCGGCCCAAAAGGGCGCAACGTCGTTCTTGACAAGACAACCGCGCCAGTCATCACGAATGACGGCGTCACCATTGCCAAGGAAATCGAGTTGAAGGACAAGTTCGAGAACATAGGAGCGAAGCTCGTCAAAGAAGTTGCGACACAAACGCAAGACAACGCGGGAGATGGGACTACGACTGCGACGCTGCTCGCGCAAGCCATGGTTCGAGCAGGCCTCAAAAACATCACCGCAGGTGCAAACCCTATCGAGATTAAGCGAGGAATTGACGCCGCGGTAGAGCATGTTGTTGCGTACTTGAAAAAGAAGAGCGTCCCGGTCAAAGACAAGGAGAAAATCACGCAGGTCGCGACGATTTCCGCAAATAACGACGAGAAGATGGGCAAGCTCATCGCTGATGCTATGGAGAAAGTAGGCAATAATGGCGTCATTACGGTCGAGGAGGCAAAGTCGATGGAGACGTCTCTTGAGGTCGTTGAGGGAATGCAGTTCGACAGAGGCTTCGTCTCGCCGTACATGGCCACCGATCAGGAGAAGATGGAGTGTTTCTTGGAGAACCCCTATATTCTTATCACCGACAAGAAGATTAGCAGTATGAAAGACTTGGTGCCCGTCTTGGAAACCGTTGCGCAGGCGGGAAAGCCGTTGCTCATCATTGCTGATGACGTCGAAGGCGAAGCGCTCGCGACGTTGGTCATTAACATTTTGCGGGGGGCACTGAAAGTTTGTGCGGTGAAGGCTCCCGGGTTTGGCGATGACCAGAAGGCGATGTTGGAAGACATTGCCATCTTAACCGGTGGAAAGGTCGTTTCTGAAGACACGGGCATGAAGCTTGAGCACGTGACGCTCGACACGCTCGGCTCGGCAGGGAAGGTTCGGGTTGACAAGGAAAAAACCGTTATTATTGAAGGAAAAGGAGACCAAAAGGCCATCCAGCTCCGTATCAAGCAGCTTGAGAACCAGATTGCAACAGAAGAGAGCAAGTATACAAAAGAAGAGCTTCAAAAGCGTCTGGGAAAGCTCTCTGGAGGCGTGGCGGTGATCAACGTTGGCGCGGCGACTGAGACTGAGATGAAGGAGAAGAAGCTGCGCATTGACGACGCGCTTCAGGCTACCAAGGCAGCCGTTGAGGAAGGCGTCGTGACTGGCGGAGGGTTGATGCTCTACCACGCGATAAAAGAGTTGGACGCGCTCAAGCTCGACAATGATCAGCGCGTCGGGAAGGATATTGTGAAACGCGCTCTTGAAGAGCCGATCCGTCAGATTGCAAGAAACGCAGGGCGAGACGGGGCCGAAGTGCTCGCCAGGCTCGCGACGGAGAAAGATGAGCACGTCGGGTACAACGCAAAAAAGGACACGTTTGAAAACTTGTTCAAAGCGGGCGTTATTGACCCGGCAAAGGTGGTGCGTTCCGCTTTGCAAAATGCTGCAAGCATTGCAGGCATGGTCTTAACGACCGAGTCGGTCGTGACGGAGTTTGACGAGGAGAAGGACGAGAAGACGCCTGCAATCATCATATAA
- a CDS encoding co-chaperone GroES, which yields MKFKPLGERVLLKPEKEEEKTKGGIYIPDTAKEKKKQGEVLAVGTYTKGPNAGKPLPLSKGDKVLYGGYSADEIEVDGEEFVFVDFKDVLAKIE from the coding sequence ATGAAGTTTAAGCCATTAGGAGAACGAGTTTTACTCAAACCCGAAAAAGAAGAAGAAAAAACCAAGGGCGGCATCTACATTCCTGACACAGCAAAGGAGAAGAAGAAGCAGGGAGAAGTCCTTGCTGTCGGCACGTACACAAAGGGGCCGAACGCAGGAAAGCCCCTGCCGCTCTCCAAAGGCGATAAGGTGCTCTATGGCGGGTACAGCGCTGATGAAATTGAAGTTGACGGAGAAGAGTTCGTCTTCGTTGACTTCAAGGATGTTTTAGCAAAAATAGAATAA
- the aspS gene encoding aspartate--tRNA ligase: MAYRTHTCGELRKGDAGKQVILSGWVDTLKIMKKFAFLNLRDRYGTTQVFFDETFLPDLKNLKRESVITVEGTVKEKPSPNPKLATGAVEVAATKLTVLSQAKALPMELDENITSTEETRLTYRYLDLRKPRLQRNLALRHKLTTAVRTFLDKEGFLEIETPFLAKSTPEGARDYLVPSRIHKGTFYALPQSPQLFKQLLMIAGYDKYFQIVRCFRDEDLRADRQPEFTQIDMEMSFIEEDDLFDVIERMIQHVFKHVLGVDIAIPFERLNYADVMKQHGTDRPDLRAPGEDFHFSWIINFPMFEYSEEEGRYKAMHHPFTLPQNLEEKDPAKILARAYDLVLNGNEIAGGSLRIFDYNTQMRVFKLLGINEDEAKEKFGFLLDAMQYGNPPLGGIAFGLDRFAMLLVGEESIREVIAFPKNKDAEDMMLQAPSKVSKAQLDELGLTVTKQ, encoded by the coding sequence ATGGCGTACCGAACACATACGTGCGGCGAGCTGCGCAAAGGGGATGCAGGCAAGCAAGTAATCCTCTCCGGCTGGGTTGACACCCTCAAAATCATGAAAAAATTCGCCTTTCTCAACCTCCGCGACCGCTACGGAACCACCCAAGTATTCTTTGACGAAACCTTCCTGCCAGATCTCAAAAATCTCAAGAGGGAGAGCGTCATAACCGTTGAAGGCACGGTCAAGGAGAAGCCAAGCCCGAACCCCAAACTCGCCACGGGAGCAGTGGAAGTTGCCGCGACAAAACTAACCGTCCTCAGCCAAGCAAAAGCACTCCCCATGGAACTTGACGAAAACATAACTTCAACAGAAGAAACCCGCCTCACGTATCGCTACCTCGACCTCAGAAAACCCCGTCTCCAACGCAACCTCGCCCTCAGGCATAAGCTCACAACAGCCGTCAGAACCTTCCTCGACAAGGAAGGATTCCTCGAAATAGAAACGCCGTTCCTTGCCAAAAGCACACCCGAAGGCGCCAGGGACTACCTCGTACCCAGTAGAATACACAAAGGAACATTCTACGCCCTTCCACAAAGCCCCCAACTCTTCAAGCAACTGCTCATGATCGCAGGGTACGACAAATATTTCCAAATCGTCCGGTGCTTTCGGGACGAAGACCTCAGAGCAGACCGCCAGCCAGAATTCACCCAAATTGACATGGAAATGAGCTTCATTGAAGAAGACGACCTCTTCGACGTCATCGAACGCATGATACAACACGTCTTCAAACACGTCCTCGGCGTCGACATCGCCATCCCTTTTGAACGTCTCAACTACGCAGACGTTATGAAACAACACGGCACGGACCGCCCAGATCTGCGCGCCCCTGGTGAAGACTTCCACTTCAGCTGGATTATTAACTTTCCCATGTTCGAGTACAGCGAAGAAGAAGGACGCTACAAAGCCATGCACCACCCGTTCACCCTCCCCCAGAACCTTGAGGAGAAAGACCCTGCAAAAATCCTAGCACGCGCGTATGACCTCGTCCTGAACGGCAACGAAATAGCAGGAGGAAGTCTCAGAATCTTTGATTACAACACCCAAATGCGTGTTTTCAAGCTCCTCGGCATCAACGAAGATGAAGCAAAAGAAAAATTCGGCTTCCTCCTCGATGCAATGCAATACGGCAACCCCCCACTCGGCGGCATCGCGTTCGGTCTTGACCGCTTCGCCATGCTCCTCGTAGGGGAAGAGAGCATCCGCGAAGTCATCGCCTTTCCTAAGAACAAAGATGCAGAAGACATGATGCTTCAGGCACCCTCCAAGGTGAGCAAAGCACAACTCGACGAACTCGGCCTCACCGTCACGAAACAATAA